A genomic region of Passer domesticus isolate bPasDom1 unplaced genomic scaffold, bPasDom1.hap1 HAP1_SCAFFOLD_223, whole genome shotgun sequence contains the following coding sequences:
- the LOC135292162 gene encoding creatine kinase M-type — MPFSNTHNKYKQKFSAEEEFPDLSKHNNHMAKVLTPALYQKLRDKETPSGFTLDDVIQTGVDNPGHPFIMTVGCVAGDEESYEVFKELFDPVIQDRHGGYKPTDKHRTDLNHENLKGGEDLDPKYVLSSRVRTGRSIKGYSLPPHCSRGERRAIEKLSVTALNSLDGEFKGKYYPLKAMTEQEQQQLIDDHFLFDKPVSPLLLASGMARDWPDARGIWHNDNKTFLVWVNEEDHLRVISMEKGGNMKEVFRRFCVGLKKIEEIFKKAGHPFMWTEHLGYILTCPSNLGTGLRGGVHVRLQHLSQHPKFEEILKRLRLQKRGTGGVDTAAVGAVFDISNADRLGFSEVEQVQMVVDGVKLMVEMEKKLEQKQPIDDMIPAQK; from the exons ATGCCGTTCAGCAACACCCACAACAAGTACAAGCAGAAGTTCTCGGCCGAGGAGGAGTTCCCGGACCTGTCCAAGCACAACAACCACATGGCCAAGGTGCTGACCCCCGCCCTGTACCAGAAGCTGCGCGACAAGGAGACCCCCAGCGGCTTCACCCTCGACGACGTCATCCAGACCGGCGTGGACAACCCCG gccaCCCGTTCATCATGACCGTGGGCTGCGTGGCCGGTGACGAGGAGTCCTACGAGGTCTTCAAGGAGCTCTTCGACCCCGTGATCCAGGACCGGCACGGCGGCTACAAACCCACCGACAAGCACCGCACCGACCTCAACCACGAGAACCTCAAG GGCGGGGAGGACCTGGACCCCAAGTACGTGCTGAGCAGCCGCGTGCGCACCGGCCGCAGCATCAAGGGCTACTCGCTGCCGCCCCACTGCAGCCGCGGCGAGCGCCGCGCCATCGAGAAGCTGTCAGTCACAG CCCTGAACAGCCTGGACGGGGAGTTCAAGGGCAAGTACTACCCGCTGAAGGCCATGacggagcaggagcagcagcagctcatcGACGACCACTTCCTGTTCGACAAGCCCGTGTCGCCGCTGCTGCTGGCCTCGGGCATGGCCCGCGACTGGCCCGACGCCCGCGGCATCTG GCACAACGACAACAAGACGTTCCTGGTGTGGGTGAACGAGGAGGATCACCTGCGCGTCATCTCCATGGAGAAGGGAGGCAACATGAAGGAGGTGTTCCGGCGCTTCTGCGTCGGCCTCAAGAAG ATCGAGGAGATCTTCAAGAAGGCGGGGCACCCCTTCATGTGGACGGAGCACCTGGGCTACATCCTCACCTGCCCGTCCAAcctgggcacggggctgcgcGGCGGCGTGCACGTGCGCCTGCAGCACCTCAGCCAGCACCCCAAGTTCGAGGAGATCCTCAAGCGCCTGCGCCTGCAGAAGCGCGGCACAG GCGGGGTGGACACGGCGGCGGTGGGCGCCGTGTTTGACATCTCCAACGCCGACCGCCTGGGCTTCTCGGAGGTGGAGCAGGTGCAGATGGTGGTGGACGGCGTCAAGCTCATGGTGGAGATGGAGAAGAAGCTGGAGCAGAAGCAGCCCATCGACGACATGATCCCGGCCCAGAAATAG